Proteins found in one Frankiaceae bacterium genomic segment:
- a CDS encoding phosphotransferase, which produces MTGTLENVLAEWLPRQRWYADKGRALPTVKAEVVATLVDGDPRLDLYVVHAHDDRYQVPLSFRREPSEPHAFALLGEVEGEFVYDAPSDSDVNGAWLRLMAEDADVDGCVFRGSVTESGLHARPLGVEQSNTSIVYGDAYFLKIYRRLTDSPNPDLEVARALGEVGSTAIAPAIGWAEGAGSTLALLQPFVRNATDGWALALTSVRDLYAERDLHAEEVGGDFAPESSRLGALTAALHADLARALPSRLSTSAESEATADMLRARLAAAVEAVPELAPYADGIAAAYADVASVGEVPIQRIHGDLHLGQCMRTGEGWVVLDFEGEPARPLAERTMLMSPLRDVAGMLRSFDYAARHLLADRPDSAQLVYRAVEWADRNRDAFCDGYAAESGQDPRESATLLRAFELDKAVYEVRYEASNRPTWLSIPLAGIERLTSD; this is translated from the coding sequence ATGACGGGGACTCTCGAGAACGTGCTGGCCGAGTGGCTGCCGAGGCAGCGCTGGTACGCCGACAAGGGGCGCGCGTTGCCCACCGTGAAGGCCGAGGTCGTCGCGACGCTGGTCGACGGCGACCCGCGGCTCGACCTGTACGTCGTGCACGCGCACGACGACCGCTACCAGGTGCCGCTGTCGTTCCGCCGCGAGCCGTCGGAGCCGCACGCGTTCGCGCTGCTCGGGGAGGTCGAGGGCGAGTTCGTGTACGACGCCCCGTCCGACTCCGACGTCAACGGCGCGTGGCTGCGCCTCATGGCCGAGGACGCCGACGTGGACGGCTGCGTCTTCCGCGGCTCGGTGACCGAGTCGGGGCTGCACGCCCGCCCGCTCGGCGTCGAGCAGAGCAACACGTCGATCGTCTACGGCGACGCGTACTTCCTGAAGATCTACCGCCGGCTCACCGACTCCCCCAACCCCGACCTCGAGGTCGCGCGGGCGCTCGGCGAGGTCGGCTCGACGGCGATCGCGCCGGCCATCGGCTGGGCCGAGGGCGCGGGCTCGACGCTCGCGCTGCTGCAGCCGTTCGTGCGCAACGCCACCGACGGCTGGGCGCTCGCGCTGACGAGCGTCCGCGACCTCTACGCCGAGCGCGACCTCCACGCGGAGGAGGTCGGCGGCGACTTCGCGCCGGAGTCCAGCCGGCTCGGCGCGCTGACCGCCGCACTGCACGCCGACCTCGCCCGCGCGCTGCCGTCGCGCCTGTCCACCTCCGCGGAGTCGGAGGCGACCGCTGACATGCTGCGCGCTCGGCTGGCGGCCGCGGTCGAGGCGGTGCCGGAGCTGGCGCCGTACGCCGACGGCATCGCGGCGGCGTACGCCGACGTCGCCTCGGTGGGCGAGGTCCCCATCCAGCGCATCCACGGCGACCTGCACCTCGGCCAGTGCATGCGTACCGGCGAGGGGTGGGTGGTGCTCGACTTCGAGGGCGAGCCGGCGCGGCCGCTCGCCGAGCGCACGATGCTCATGTCGCCGCTGCGCGACGTGGCGGGGATGCTGCGGTCGTTCGACTACGCCGCGCGCCACCTGCTCGCCGACCGGCCCGACTCGGCGCAGCTCGTCTACCGCGCGGTCGAGTGGGCCGACCGCAACCGCGACGCGTTCTGCGACGGCTACGCCGCCGAGTCCGGCCAGGACCCGCGCGAGTCGGCGACGCTGCTGCGGGCGTTCGAGCTCGACAAGGCGGTGTACGAGGTCCGCTACGAGGCCAGCAACCGCCCCACCTGGCTCTCGATCCCGCTCGCCGGCATCGAACGGCTCACGTCGGACTAG